A window of the Macrobrachium rosenbergii isolate ZJJX-2024 chromosome 13, ASM4041242v1, whole genome shotgun sequence genome harbors these coding sequences:
- the LOC136845173 gene encoding zinc finger and BTB domain-containing protein 14-like isoform X2, whose translation MGDGGGMLSLSWNNHSSTFSHMLASLRRFEHYSDVTLSCDGEFYCVHKFVLSMCSDYFTKVFEGTPCKHPVIVLKDIQKKEMEALLNYMYLGQVSVAQNDLAQLIRVAEILQIRGLAVPDDPIKGDRKGRSGQFKKKGDDKSSQDLCTLESKSSSSADGSNDGKQHLEHGILGHVGGDGKGSLGVDGASGQVVGEQGQGNNDNDDENHSGLIRIGACFHSKESTGFNVGDLVDQNMEVSGRDGSEDSTRNSIYYNRDGRNPSNTDSASHPQLQELYGRESLRPQLEDSECGGNTDGSALSVSRFKYDKMYQNRAAFYHTLAQENTITEGQPGPSLFHGVNEAATRSMEGSVTVESMHSFTEEAFQNPYFLFSSADQNDCLSPKLRSLEKRHKRPYACTQCSYSTSSRSNLVIHMRTHTGERPYSCPECSFSASFEYNLKVHMRTHTGEKPFTCPHCPVKFAQKSHLKNHLVTHTGEKPFVCQQCSMRFSRRSNLQRHMAKHQ comes from the exons ATGGGTGATGGGGGTGGGATGCTCTCCCTGTCGTGGAACAACCACAGTTCCACGTTTAGTCACATGCTTGCATCTCTGCGGCGTTTT GAACACTACTCAGATGTGACTTTATCCTGCGATGGAGAGTTTTATTGTgtgcacaagtttgttttatctATGTGTAGTGATTATTTCACTAAAGTATTTGAAGGCACACCCTGTAAGCATCCTGTCATTGTGCTCAAGGacattcaaaagaaagaaatggaagcaCTATTGAATTACATGTATCTTGGCCAAGTGAGTGTAGCACAAAATGACTTGGCTCAGCTGATAAGGGTTGCTGAAATATTGCAGATAAGAGGCTTAGCTGTTCCAGATGATCCCATCAAAGGGGATCGGAAGGGACGTTCAGGTCAGTTTAAGAAAAAGGGTGACGATAAAAGCTCGCAAGATCTTTGTACTCTAGAGAGCAAGTCGTCTTCTTCAGCTGATGGATCAAACGATGGAAAGCAGCATTTAGAGCATGGAATTCTTGGTCATGTCGGAGGTGATGGCAAGGGAAGCTTAGGTGTTGATGGTGCCTCTGGTCAGGTGGTGGGTGAACAAGGCCAggggaataatgataatgatgacgaaaaCCACTCTGGACTGATCAGAATTGGAGCATGTTTTCACAGCAAAGAAAGTACTGGCTTTAACGTAGGTGACCTTGTAGATCAGAACATGGAGGTATCTGGGAGAGATGGCAGTGAAGATAGCACCAGGAATTCCATATATTACAACAGAGATGGAAGGAATCCAAGCAACACAGACTCGGCAAGCCACCCGCAATTACAAGAGCTCTACGGTCGGGAAAGTTTGAGGCCTCAACTTGAG GATTCTGAGTGTGGAGGAAATACTGACGGAAGTGCTCTGAGTGTTTCACGTTTTAAATATGACAAGATGTACCAGAACCGGGCAGCATTTTACCATACCTTAGCACAGGAAAACACCATTACTGAAGGACAACCTGGACCGTCTTTATTTCACGGG GTAAACGAGGCAGCAACCCGTAGCATGGAAGGATCTGTGACTGTTGAAAGCATGCATAGTTTCACAGAAGAGGCATTTCAAAACCCGTACTTTCTCTTCTCAAGTGCAGACCAAAACGACTGTTTGAGTCCCAAGCTTAGAAGTTTGGAAAAGAGACACAAGAGGCCATATGCTTGTACTCAGTGTAGCTATAGCACATCATCCAGAAGCAACCTTGTCATCCACATGCGCACTCATACGGGGGAACGCCCATACTCTTGTCCTGAATGTTCATTCTCTGCTTCGTTTGAGTACAATCTGAAAGTCCACATGCGTACTCACACTGGAGAAAAGCCATTTACTTGCCCCCATTGTCCTGTCAAATTTGCACAGAAGTCTCATCTAAAAAACCATCTTGTCACACACACTGGTGAGAAGCCCTTTGTGTGCCAGCAGTGTTCGATGAGATTTAGTAGGAGGAGTAACTTACAGCGGCACATGGCCAAACATCAGTAG
- the LOC136845173 gene encoding zinc finger and BTB domain-containing protein 14-like isoform X1 — MEGHHSLEAKDLSLHIQGLDKMGDGGGMLSLSWNNHSSTFSHMLASLRRFEHYSDVTLSCDGEFYCVHKFVLSMCSDYFTKVFEGTPCKHPVIVLKDIQKKEMEALLNYMYLGQVSVAQNDLAQLIRVAEILQIRGLAVPDDPIKGDRKGRSGQFKKKGDDKSSQDLCTLESKSSSSADGSNDGKQHLEHGILGHVGGDGKGSLGVDGASGQVVGEQGQGNNDNDDENHSGLIRIGACFHSKESTGFNVGDLVDQNMEVSGRDGSEDSTRNSIYYNRDGRNPSNTDSASHPQLQELYGRESLRPQLEDSECGGNTDGSALSVSRFKYDKMYQNRAAFYHTLAQENTITEGQPGPSLFHGVNEAATRSMEGSVTVESMHSFTEEAFQNPYFLFSSADQNDCLSPKLRSLEKRHKRPYACTQCSYSTSSRSNLVIHMRTHTGERPYSCPECSFSASFEYNLKVHMRTHTGEKPFTCPHCPVKFAQKSHLKNHLVTHTGEKPFVCQQCSMRFSRRSNLQRHMAKHQ, encoded by the exons GTCATCATAGTTTAGAGGCAAAAGACTTAAGCTTACACATCCAAG gCCTAGACAAGATGGGTGATGGGGGTGGGATGCTCTCCCTGTCGTGGAACAACCACAGTTCCACGTTTAGTCACATGCTTGCATCTCTGCGGCGTTTT GAACACTACTCAGATGTGACTTTATCCTGCGATGGAGAGTTTTATTGTgtgcacaagtttgttttatctATGTGTAGTGATTATTTCACTAAAGTATTTGAAGGCACACCCTGTAAGCATCCTGTCATTGTGCTCAAGGacattcaaaagaaagaaatggaagcaCTATTGAATTACATGTATCTTGGCCAAGTGAGTGTAGCACAAAATGACTTGGCTCAGCTGATAAGGGTTGCTGAAATATTGCAGATAAGAGGCTTAGCTGTTCCAGATGATCCCATCAAAGGGGATCGGAAGGGACGTTCAGGTCAGTTTAAGAAAAAGGGTGACGATAAAAGCTCGCAAGATCTTTGTACTCTAGAGAGCAAGTCGTCTTCTTCAGCTGATGGATCAAACGATGGAAAGCAGCATTTAGAGCATGGAATTCTTGGTCATGTCGGAGGTGATGGCAAGGGAAGCTTAGGTGTTGATGGTGCCTCTGGTCAGGTGGTGGGTGAACAAGGCCAggggaataatgataatgatgacgaaaaCCACTCTGGACTGATCAGAATTGGAGCATGTTTTCACAGCAAAGAAAGTACTGGCTTTAACGTAGGTGACCTTGTAGATCAGAACATGGAGGTATCTGGGAGAGATGGCAGTGAAGATAGCACCAGGAATTCCATATATTACAACAGAGATGGAAGGAATCCAAGCAACACAGACTCGGCAAGCCACCCGCAATTACAAGAGCTCTACGGTCGGGAAAGTTTGAGGCCTCAACTTGAG GATTCTGAGTGTGGAGGAAATACTGACGGAAGTGCTCTGAGTGTTTCACGTTTTAAATATGACAAGATGTACCAGAACCGGGCAGCATTTTACCATACCTTAGCACAGGAAAACACCATTACTGAAGGACAACCTGGACCGTCTTTATTTCACGGG GTAAACGAGGCAGCAACCCGTAGCATGGAAGGATCTGTGACTGTTGAAAGCATGCATAGTTTCACAGAAGAGGCATTTCAAAACCCGTACTTTCTCTTCTCAAGTGCAGACCAAAACGACTGTTTGAGTCCCAAGCTTAGAAGTTTGGAAAAGAGACACAAGAGGCCATATGCTTGTACTCAGTGTAGCTATAGCACATCATCCAGAAGCAACCTTGTCATCCACATGCGCACTCATACGGGGGAACGCCCATACTCTTGTCCTGAATGTTCATTCTCTGCTTCGTTTGAGTACAATCTGAAAGTCCACATGCGTACTCACACTGGAGAAAAGCCATTTACTTGCCCCCATTGTCCTGTCAAATTTGCACAGAAGTCTCATCTAAAAAACCATCTTGTCACACACACTGGTGAGAAGCCCTTTGTGTGCCAGCAGTGTTCGATGAGATTTAGTAGGAGGAGTAACTTACAGCGGCACATGGCCAAACATCAGTAG